TAAATCTATTGGAGTTGAAATCTGTTACTCTTTAAGTGGTGGAGATCGATATTATAAAGCAGAAGATAATGCAGCTATCGTTGTAGCCCAACTCATGAAACAGTACAATATTCCAATTAGTAAAGTTTGCACACACCAATCATGGAGCGGGAAGTATTGTCCTCATCGCATGTTAGCAGAAGGACGTTGGGATAGCTTTATTGAAAGAGTCCAAAACGCATATAACGGTGGAGGTAATAATATGAAATGGACAATGAAATCAGGCGGATTAGGAGTTAATTTAGCTCAAGAAATTATGGATAAACTCGCTGAATTCAAAGTGAAGGGTAACTTGGTTTATGAAGCGGATGGTATTTTCTATCTGCAATGCGAACCTGTTGACGACCGTAATAAATTAGGTGCTATCACATGGTATTTTAGAGATTATAAAGGATGGTATTGCGAAGTTTATCAAGTATAAATTGAATTTAATAAAAGAATAGTTTAATCAAAAATAAGAGCCGTCCTGTTGAGCGGCTTCTTTAATTTATACTTATTAATTCATTAAACTTAAATTCAGTATTTAAATTAAAGTATCCAATACACGATAGCAAAGGTAAAACATACTATATAACAGCAAATGGAGCCTATGTGTATGTGAAGTAAATAAAAGAGAGAAAAACAAAAGACGATTCCTATTTAGAATCGTCTTTTGTTTCTATTTCTGTAAATCGTTTAATTACCTTTCCATCACGTTCAATTGTTTCGAAAAACATCTCATAAGGTCTCGCAAAAATAGTACCAGACTCATTTTGATATATGACTAGTGTTTCATTTGTTTCTGAGTGCTGTGCAGTGCATATCATTTTGTAAATAGCACCTTTAAAGTGTTTGAATGTTCTCATGATGATCCTCCTGTTAATCCTTGAAAATCGGATATAATTGTGCAGCTAAAAGGACAAGTGCACATACGGTAATATACCCCATGTTTTCTAAATTAACAGCATGAGCA
This genomic interval from Bacillus thuringiensis contains the following:
- a CDS encoding DUF1653 domain-containing protein, with the protein product MRTFKHFKGAIYKMICTAQHSETNETLVIYQNESGTIFARPYEMFFETIERDGKVIKRFTEIETKDDSK
- a CDS encoding peptidoglycan recognition protein family protein yields the protein MEIRKNLVDPSKYGTKCPYTMNPEFITVHNTYNDATAANEVSYMIRNDNQVSFHIGVDDKEAVQGISLERNAWHCGDGGGNGNRKSIGVEICYSLSGGDRYYKAEDNAAIVVAQLMKQYNIPISKVCTHQSWSGKYCPHRMLAEGRWDSFIERVQNAYNGGGNNMKWTMKSGGLGVNLAQEIMDKLAEFKVKGNLVYEADGIFYLQCEPVDDRNKLGAITWYFRDYKGWYCEVYQV